One part of the Senegalia massiliensis genome encodes these proteins:
- a CDS encoding DUF2798 domain-containing protein codes for MKINKKYRGVVFSCLAAVFISVPIAFFMVLINYGFRAGFMMAFLKSSLLGTAISIPLANIFIPLAEKIVNKVVEE; via the coding sequence GTGAAAATAAATAAGAAGTATAGGGGAGTTGTATTTTCATGTCTTGCTGCTGTATTTATATCTGTACCTATTGCCTTTTTTATGGTATTAATAAATTATGGATTTAGAGCAGGATTCATGATGGCATTTTTAAAATCTTCATTGTTGGGTACGGCAATTTCTATACCATTGGCGAATATATTTATTCCATTGGCAGAGAAGATAGTAAATAAGGTAGTGGAGGAATAG
- a CDS encoding MarR family winged helix-turn-helix transcriptional regulator yields MKNVYEDFGRWISILYRQFQKFINNELKDLDITSGEYIYLIKLYENKELTQEDLAEIYYINKAAITRSIRSLEDKGYIKRIKNQRDKRSYRIQVTEKALKVKHRIYNALKSWDELISPNVNDDELEVLSNILKNMSIKSLDRNQKGDDICENK; encoded by the coding sequence ATGAAAAACGTATACGAAGACTTTGGCAGATGGATATCTATATTGTATAGACAGTTTCAGAAATTTATAAATAATGAGTTGAAGGACTTAGATATAACATCAGGTGAATATATATATTTGATAAAACTTTATGAAAATAAAGAATTGACTCAAGAGGATTTAGCTGAAATATATTATATTAATAAGGCAGCGATAACAAGGAGTATAAGGAGTCTTGAGGATAAAGGGTATATAAAAAGAATAAAAAATCAAAGGGACAAAAGGTCCTATAGAATTCAAGTCACAGAAAAAGCTTTAAAGGTGAAACACAGAATATATAACGCATTAAAATCTTGGGATGAATTGATTTCACCAAATGTAAATGATGATGAATTAGAGGTGTTATCCAATATATTAAAGAATATGTCAATAAAATCACTAGATAGAAATCAAAAAGGAGATGATATTTGTGAAAATAAATAA
- a CDS encoding PadR family transcriptional regulator — MIKLMLLGLLQQRDLTGYEIIQYLKLSHAESWAGIKIGSIYYALNKMEESELIKVQCIENIGNRSRTFYSITEKGEDFFETELEDILSKVDLNFPNSLYTAVTFLGKLPYEKAINAINIHIKNLEKELLNWKAAEKSKEKVQSKPLPSYMKALLKNGCTHIEVNIEFLKEIKELLHKESFEVHLPPLNKIGKGEKDYES; from the coding sequence TTGATAAAATTAATGCTATTAGGTTTATTACAACAAAGAGATTTGACAGGTTATGAAATAATACAGTATTTAAAGTTGAGTCATGCAGAGAGTTGGGCAGGTATTAAAATAGGCTCAATATATTATGCACTTAATAAAATGGAAGAAAGTGAACTGATAAAAGTTCAATGTATTGAGAATATAGGAAATCGTTCACGAACTTTTTATTCGATTACTGAAAAAGGAGAAGATTTTTTCGAAACCGAACTAGAAGATATCCTCAGTAAAGTTGACCTTAATTTTCCTAATTCTTTATATACTGCTGTAACTTTTTTAGGAAAACTACCCTATGAGAAAGCAATAAACGCTATTAATATTCACATTAAAAATCTGGAAAAAGAGTTGCTAAATTGGAAAGCTGCTGAGAAATCAAAAGAAAAAGTACAATCAAAACCATTGCCTAGTTATATGAAAGCTCTGCTAAAAAATGGTTGTACCCATATTGAGGTAAACATAGAATTTTTAAAAGAGATAAAGGAGCTGCTGCATAAAGAATCATTTGAGGTTCACTTACCTCCATTAAATAAAATAGGAAAAGGAGAAAAAGATTATGAATCCTAA
- a CDS encoding acyl-CoA thioester hydrolase/BAAT C-terminal domain-containing protein — protein sequence MNPKIILPSTNQLIDESLKLQITGLKPNQKVKIQAEMQDDVKRTWCSFGIFTADYQGTIDLNTTAPKKGSYSGCDPNGLLWSMQIKESNTPFPPIFLKMTTQPNKVSFYLLIKDKIKDTREVHINFTNSDTEQIVVQNLIVGKLFKPKGKDNLPAVIIVGGSTGGLFWTEQIAALLSNKGYAALALNYFDVQNDNLPNELIEIKIEYFKRALDWLKSKPEIDDSNISIMGISKGGELSLLFGSFFSKHLTSIITYVPSSHVFEGISMVEHKTKSSWTYKTTPINFIQYPSNTKFSKNMTPTDIRKIHDNALNSATSKQLESARIPIENISCPILMISGEKDNTWPSSKMCRDMMQTLEEHNNPYQSKHLNFSNMGHTFFLPNIPPMIDHPSVMAKNAANANRKAWEATLNFLVKHSN from the coding sequence ATGAATCCTAAAATAATTTTACCATCAACTAATCAACTAATCGACGAAAGTCTAAAGCTTCAAATTACAGGATTAAAACCAAACCAAAAGGTGAAAATACAAGCAGAAATGCAAGACGATGTAAAAAGAACATGGTGTTCCTTTGGAATTTTCACAGCTGATTACCAAGGAACTATTGATTTAAATACAACAGCACCTAAAAAAGGCTCATACAGTGGTTGTGACCCTAATGGTTTGCTATGGTCTATGCAAATAAAGGAAAGTAATACTCCTTTTCCACCTATATTTTTAAAAATGACTACTCAACCTAATAAGGTAAGTTTTTATTTGTTAATAAAAGATAAAATAAAAGATACAAGAGAAGTACATATTAACTTTACTAATTCTGATACTGAACAAATTGTTGTTCAAAATTTAATAGTAGGAAAACTTTTTAAGCCTAAAGGAAAGGATAATCTACCAGCTGTAATTATAGTTGGGGGATCTACAGGAGGACTCTTTTGGACAGAACAAATAGCAGCTTTACTTAGTAATAAAGGATATGCAGCTCTTGCTTTAAATTACTTTGATGTTCAAAATGATAATTTACCAAATGAACTCATTGAAATTAAAATAGAATACTTCAAAAGAGCTCTTGATTGGCTTAAAAGCAAACCCGAAATTGACGACAGCAATATAAGTATAATGGGAATTTCTAAAGGTGGTGAGTTATCATTATTATTTGGTTCATTTTTTTCTAAGCATTTAACTTCTATTATTACTTACGTACCTTCTTCCCATGTATTTGAAGGAATTTCCATGGTAGAACATAAGACAAAATCATCATGGACTTATAAAACCACCCCTATTAACTTTATACAATACCCATCAAATACAAAATTCTCAAAAAATATGACTCCCACTGATATACGAAAAATTCATGATAATGCATTAAATTCAGCTACTTCTAAACAATTAGAGAGTGCTCGTATTCCAATTGAAAATATATCATGTCCTATTCTTATGATTTCTGGTGAAAAAGATAATACTTGGCCATCCTCAAAAATGTGTAGAGATATGATGCAAACTTTAGAAGAACATAATAATCCTTATCAATCAAAACACTTAAATTTTAGTAATATGGGACATACTTTCTTTCTCCCTAATATCCCTCCTATGATTGATCATCCATCAGTAATGGCAAAAAACGCTGCAAATGCTAACAGAAAAGCTTGGGAGGCAACACTCAATTTTTTGGTTAAACATTCTAATTAA
- a CDS encoding GGDEF domain-containing protein: MGKNKLNKNIVLFAMILIVVFLLYQQITYLYSDYNNNKKTLVFMGNNNIAPIIFEENGTAKGIVVDIAKELGKKIGYKIEIKATEWQEAQNKVLLGEADALLQINPSSEREKLYDFSNELLRMDFSIFKEYGNTDIYTAIDLKDKNVGVESGGYPYYLLTEYDGINIVTISDWNTGFQMIKSGELDAIVADRWIGKYELAQSKVEGIEVLEKPIETQYSRIAIKKGNEELLNLINVGLEELNDDGTMADILSDWQGKKVVYFTEESIQRTFLYAIIIILFLISLISLYGVRRFRALNKKLELDVMERTQELNNANEKLKKTNEDLERISMIDPLTNISNRRYFDSFLQKVWESSIRENLPLSLIMVDIDNFKMYNDSYGHLAGDRCLRNVADVIKNTLKRSGDIVARFGGEEFVVLLSNTTEDGAMVVAEDIRAKTENLGMKNEGLATIITISLGVASVVPDESMYPENIINAADQALYQAKKDGRNRVERVDLLMKNL, translated from the coding sequence ATGGGGAAAAATAAACTTAATAAAAATATAGTATTATTTGCCATGATATTAATAGTAGTATTTCTACTATATCAACAAATTACATATTTGTATTCAGATTATAATAATAATAAAAAGACACTGGTTTTCATGGGTAATAATAATATAGCTCCCATTATTTTTGAAGAAAATGGAACAGCAAAAGGAATAGTAGTTGACATAGCAAAAGAGCTCGGTAAAAAAATTGGATATAAAATTGAAATTAAAGCTACTGAATGGCAAGAAGCCCAGAATAAGGTGTTATTAGGAGAAGCAGATGCATTGCTACAAATTAATCCTAGTTCAGAGAGAGAAAAACTCTATGACTTTTCAAATGAATTATTAAGAATGGATTTTTCTATATTTAAAGAATACGGAAACACAGATATTTATACAGCTATTGATTTAAAAGATAAAAATGTAGGTGTAGAATCTGGAGGATATCCATATTACCTACTAACAGAATATGATGGAATAAATATAGTGACAATATCAGACTGGAACACTGGCTTTCAAATGATTAAGTCTGGTGAACTAGATGCCATTGTTGCTGATAGGTGGATAGGTAAATATGAATTAGCTCAGAGCAAAGTGGAAGGGATAGAGGTTTTAGAGAAGCCTATAGAAACACAATATTCACGGATAGCAATAAAAAAGGGAAATGAAGAACTGTTAAATTTAATTAATGTTGGGTTAGAAGAGTTAAATGATGACGGGACAATGGCAGATATACTCAGTGATTGGCAAGGGAAAAAAGTTGTTTATTTTACTGAAGAGAGCATACAGAGAACTTTTCTATATGCAATTATTATAATCCTATTTTTAATTTCCCTGATATCTTTATATGGGGTTAGAAGGTTTCGAGCACTAAATAAAAAACTTGAGTTAGATGTTATGGAAAGAACTCAAGAACTTAATAATGCAAATGAAAAGCTTAAAAAAACGAATGAAGATTTGGAAAGAATTTCAATGATAGATCCACTTACTAATATTTCTAATAGGAGATATTTTGATAGTTTTTTACAAAAGGTATGGGAGAGTAGTATAAGAGAAAATCTTCCTTTATCTTTAATTATGGTAGATATTGATAACTTTAAAATGTATAACGATAGTTATGGACACTTAGCTGGAGATCGATGCTTAAGAAATGTAGCTGATGTAATAAAGAATACATTAAAAAGATCTGGGGATATTGTAGCTCGTTTCGGTGGTGAAGAATTTGTAGTTTTATTATCCAATACTACAGAAGATGGTGCTATGGTAGTAGCTGAAGATATAAGAGCTAAAACTGAAAATCTAGGTATGAAAAATGAAGGCTTAGCCACAATTATTACTATTAGTTTGGGAGTAGCATCAGTTGTTCCTGATGAAAGTATGTATCCTGAAAACATTATAAATGCAGCTGATCAAGCATTGTATCAAGCAAAAAAAGATGGACGAAATAGAGTTGAAAGAGTAGATTTACTGATGAAAAATTTGTAG